A portion of the Cloacibacillus sp. genome contains these proteins:
- the uppS gene encoding polyprenyl diphosphate synthase, whose amino-acid sequence MEKKKLEHVAIIMDGNGRWAKSKHLPRVMGHHAGVRAVERTVRAAKDLDIPFVSLYAFSTENWKRPKGEVLGLMGLFRYYMQSKLAELCREKTRIRFAGDLEALPEDIQKILRAAEEETSLYTERQLVICLNYGGRKEILEAVNKIAAARPSLPVTEESLRQYLYLPDLPDPDLIIRTSGELRLSNFWLWQSAYSEYYFTDKYWPDFDKGDLEEAVKDYYERERRYGKA is encoded by the coding sequence ATGGAAAAGAAAAAATTAGAACACGTTGCAATAATAATGGACGGCAATGGAAGGTGGGCCAAATCAAAGCACCTTCCGCGTGTAATGGGCCATCATGCCGGAGTCAGGGCCGTCGAGCGCACCGTGCGCGCCGCAAAGGACCTTGACATACCGTTCGTATCGCTCTACGCCTTCTCCACGGAGAATTGGAAGAGGCCGAAGGGTGAAGTGCTTGGGCTTATGGGCCTCTTTCGCTATTACATGCAGTCAAAGCTCGCGGAGCTTTGCAGGGAAAAGACGCGCATCCGCTTTGCGGGAGACCTTGAGGCGCTTCCCGAGGACATACAAAAGATACTTCGCGCGGCGGAGGAAGAAACATCTCTCTACACGGAAAGACAGCTCGTCATCTGTCTCAATTACGGCGGCCGCAAAGAGATATTAGAGGCCGTAAACAAAATAGCGGCGGCGCGCCCCTCTCTTCCTGTGACCGAGGAGAGCCTCCGTCAATATCTCTACCTGCCTGATCTGCCGGATCCCGACCTTATAATCAGAACGAGCGGGGAGCTGCGGCTCAGCAATTTCTGGCTTTGGCAGAGCGCTTACAGTGAATATTATTTTACCGACAAATATTGGCCGGATTTTGATAAAGGCGACCTCGAAGAGGCCGTAAAGGATTACTACGAAAGGGAGAGACGATATGGAAAAGCTTAA
- a CDS encoding uracil-DNA glycosylase — translation MTEQNEAPLLKLTPEERAAAKKVLWEEAKKYTLSCKACALAETRKTVVFGDGDPNSRLLFIGEGPGADEDEKGIPFVGRAGALLTQILTAAGIDRKEVFITNIVKCRPPENRVPTPAETVICDRHLQTQIMLMNPSLIVLLGNTPARWILQTTEGITKLRGRWFEWRGAAVMPMFHPSYLLRNASSKEGSPKHLTWLDIQEVKRQWEAIKAGSDISSIKFG, via the coding sequence ATGACGGAACAGAACGAAGCTCCTCTTTTAAAACTGACCCCCGAAGAGAGGGCTGCCGCAAAAAAAGTATTATGGGAAGAGGCAAAGAAATACACCCTCTCGTGCAAGGCCTGCGCTCTTGCTGAGACGAGAAAGACAGTCGTCTTTGGCGACGGCGACCCAAACAGCAGGCTGCTCTTCATCGGAGAGGGGCCTGGCGCCGACGAGGACGAGAAGGGGATACCGTTCGTAGGAAGGGCTGGAGCGCTTCTTACTCAGATATTGACCGCCGCCGGCATTGACCGCAAAGAGGTCTTCATCACCAACATCGTCAAATGCAGACCGCCGGAAAACAGAGTCCCCACTCCCGCTGAGACCGTAATATGCGACAGGCACCTGCAAACGCAGATAATGCTGATGAACCCTTCGCTCATAGTTCTGCTGGGCAACACTCCGGCGCGCTGGATACTTCAGACGACAGAGGGCATCACTAAGCTTCGCGGAAGATGGTTTGAATGGCGCGGAGCCGCCGTAATGCCTATGTTCCACCCAAGCTATCTGCTTCGCAACGCCAGCTCAAAAGAGGGCAGCCCAAAGCACCTAACGTGGCTAGACATTCAGGAAGTCAAGCGGCAGTGGGAGGCTATTAAAGCCGGCAGCGACATAAGCTCCATCAAATTCGGTTAA
- the murA gene encoding UDP-N-acetylglucosamine 1-carboxyvinyltransferase yields METTGVKILADKMVIRGGRQLNGTISVQGAKNAALPVMAASILLKGQSLKLEGVPDLYDIQTMCQLLRHLGAEVDFEDHCMEIRVPNEIKCETPVELVRKMRASSLVLGPLVARCGRALLPLPGGCVLGSRPLDFHLKGLAKMGADIELKAGAVTATAGRLKGAAITLDFPSVGATENLMMAAALADGVTFIENAAKEPEISNLAEVLRLMGAPVKGDGTETIRITGVESLHSASGEIIPDRIEAATYLMAGVITKGSVTVRGIQSGCMEAILNKLVEAGVDIDIFHDEITAKYTAPLKGVTIKTMPYPGFPTDTQPQLMAVLTLANGTSVIHESVFDSRLLHINEFKKMGAKIEVQDNIAIVTGVGRLAGTEVHSSNLRAGAALILLGLAAAEETTICDLQHVWRGYEGLVEKLLSLGADINLID; encoded by the coding sequence ATGGAGACGACTGGAGTGAAAATTTTGGCAGACAAGATGGTAATACGCGGCGGACGGCAGCTCAACGGAACGATATCCGTTCAGGGCGCCAAAAATGCCGCTCTGCCTGTTATGGCGGCCTCTATCCTGTTGAAGGGACAGAGCCTTAAACTGGAGGGCGTGCCTGACCTGTATGATATACAGACGATGTGTCAGCTTCTCCGACACCTCGGCGCGGAGGTAGATTTTGAAGACCACTGCATGGAGATACGCGTGCCGAACGAGATAAAATGCGAGACGCCGGTAGAACTGGTGCGCAAGATGCGCGCCTCTTCGCTGGTGCTGGGCCCGCTCGTTGCGCGCTGCGGACGCGCGCTGCTGCCGCTTCCCGGCGGATGCGTGCTTGGAAGCAGGCCGCTTGATTTCCACCTTAAGGGGCTTGCCAAGATGGGCGCCGACATAGAGCTAAAGGCGGGCGCCGTAACGGCCACAGCCGGAAGGCTGAAGGGAGCCGCGATAACGCTAGACTTTCCCTCGGTGGGGGCCACGGAAAACTTGATGATGGCGGCCGCCCTCGCGGACGGAGTGACCTTTATTGAAAACGCCGCAAAGGAACCGGAGATATCAAACCTAGCCGAAGTGCTGCGCCTCATGGGAGCGCCGGTAAAGGGCGACGGCACTGAAACTATACGGATAACGGGCGTGGAATCGCTTCATTCCGCAAGCGGCGAGATAATACCAGACCGCATAGAGGCGGCCACCTATCTGATGGCGGGCGTCATCACAAAAGGCAGCGTCACCGTGCGCGGGATACAGTCCGGCTGCATGGAGGCCATACTGAACAAGCTCGTCGAGGCGGGCGTCGACATAGACATCTTCCATGACGAGATCACTGCGAAATATACCGCGCCGCTCAAAGGCGTAACTATAAAAACGATGCCGTACCCGGGATTTCCCACCGACACACAGCCGCAGCTGATGGCTGTGCTGACGCTCGCAAACGGAACAAGCGTGATCCATGAGAGCGTATTTGATTCAAGGCTTTTGCACATCAACGAATTTAAGAAGATGGGCGCAAAAATCGAGGTGCAGGACAACATCGCCATAGTAACGGGCGTAGGCAGGCTTGCCGGAACCGAGGTGCATTCTTCCAACCTGCGCGCGGGCGCGGCGCTCATACTGCTTGGGCTCGCGGCGGCCGAAGAGACGACTATCTGCGACCTGCAGCACGTTTGGCGCGGGTACGAGGGGCTTGTGGAAAAACTTCTGAGCCTCGGCGCCGACATAAACCTCATAGACTGA
- the wecB gene encoding UDP-N-acetylglucosamine 2-epimerase (non-hydrolyzing), protein MDRKKIVCVVGTRPEAIKMAPVIIALKENENFDVRILATGQHAAMLDQVLNFFKLTADINLHIMKDRQTLDYITASVLTGAGEYFDDIKPAAVLVHGDTTTTFAAGLAAFYRNIPVGHVEAGLRSGNMRLPFPEEMNRVLIDKVIRWGFAPTQLAAENLLKDGASPSDVSITGNTVIDALFYTVAAQTKPECAELHALPDGEPFVLVTAHRRESWGAPLEEICKALVDVIEAHPELWMVIPMHKNPAVREIFHKYLDGRKKVILCDPLDYPDFVWAMNASKFILSDSGGVQEEATAIKKPVLILREVTERPEAVEHGSGVLVGVDRKKIRENALLLLSSPEALKKIEEKCAAQPFGDGTASKKIAAILQKDLLD, encoded by the coding sequence ATGGACAGGAAAAAAATCGTCTGTGTCGTGGGAACCAGGCCGGAGGCCATAAAAATGGCGCCGGTCATAATTGCGTTAAAGGAAAATGAAAATTTCGACGTGCGCATACTGGCTACAGGCCAGCACGCGGCGATGCTCGACCAGGTGCTCAACTTCTTCAAACTGACGGCCGACATAAATCTGCACATTATGAAGGACAGACAGACGCTGGATTACATAACGGCCTCGGTGCTTACGGGCGCGGGGGAATACTTTGACGATATCAAACCAGCGGCGGTGCTCGTCCACGGCGATACGACGACCACATTTGCGGCGGGCCTTGCCGCCTTCTATCGCAACATTCCTGTGGGACACGTCGAGGCTGGGCTTCGCAGCGGCAACATGCGGCTGCCTTTCCCGGAGGAGATGAACCGCGTCCTCATAGACAAGGTGATAAGATGGGGATTCGCTCCCACACAGCTTGCCGCGGAAAACCTCTTAAAAGACGGCGCTTCGCCGTCAGATGTAAGCATAACCGGAAACACCGTCATAGACGCGCTCTTTTACACAGTAGCCGCACAGACGAAGCCCGAATGCGCAGAACTGCACGCGCTCCCCGATGGAGAACCGTTCGTGCTGGTGACGGCCCACCGCAGAGAATCATGGGGCGCGCCGCTTGAAGAGATATGCAAAGCGCTGGTCGACGTTATAGAGGCCCATCCTGAACTATGGATGGTGATCCCGATGCACAAGAATCCAGCCGTGCGCGAAATATTCCACAAATACCTCGACGGGCGAAAGAAAGTCATCCTCTGCGACCCGCTTGACTATCCCGATTTCGTCTGGGCGATGAACGCCTCAAAGTTCATTTTGAGCGACAGCGGGGGAGTGCAGGAGGAGGCTACCGCTATAAAGAAGCCGGTGCTGATACTGCGCGAGGTGACGGAGCGCCCCGAGGCCGTGGAACACGGAAGCGGCGTGCTCGTAGGCGTTGACCGAAAAAAAATCAGGGAAAACGCGCTGCTTCTTCTCAGCAGCCCCGAAGCTCTTAAAAAAATCGAGGAAAAGTGCGCGGCGCAGCCTTTCGGCGACGGCACCGCCTCCAAGAAGATAGCCGCAATTCTGCAAAAAGACCTGCTTGACTGA
- a CDS encoding MraY family glycosyltransferase gives MLSTYLFTLLTFLWGLIGTPIAIALAQKFRLLDIPGGRKKHHSIMPRGAGLVLWSGYLMWALFTGNPGVEVPFIATGATVIFIVGYMDDMHPLPPLLRLVFHLLAAAWVIYPLPVPIWQRALFVLWIAGATNAYNLIDGMDGLCLTITLITALCALLIGARGVWLPFAGLVFGVLLWNFPQPRTFLGDGGSTLMGYICSSQLAWAIFPNIFKVNFIHLAFVLLFLGGVPVIDTLVAMTRRVLSHKSPFEPDRGHAHHKLQDFGLPKWAVLVVMASVHAGVLLFGMRLLGVPVFNILQ, from the coding sequence TTGCTTTCAACCTATCTCTTCACACTTTTAACGTTTCTCTGGGGGCTGATCGGAACGCCGATTGCGATTGCTCTTGCGCAGAAGTTCCGACTGCTGGACATCCCCGGAGGCCGAAAGAAACACCACAGCATCATGCCGCGCGGCGCAGGACTTGTGCTGTGGAGCGGTTATTTGATGTGGGCGCTCTTTACGGGCAACCCCGGCGTTGAGGTGCCGTTCATAGCGACTGGAGCCACCGTCATCTTCATCGTCGGCTATATGGACGACATGCATCCGCTGCCGCCGCTTCTGCGGCTCGTCTTCCATCTGCTGGCCGCCGCATGGGTCATCTACCCGCTGCCTGTACCAATATGGCAGCGCGCGCTTTTTGTATTGTGGATAGCGGGCGCGACGAACGCCTACAACCTCATTGACGGAATGGACGGCCTATGCCTCACCATCACGCTCATCACGGCGCTCTGCGCGCTTCTGATAGGAGCGAGGGGAGTATGGCTGCCCTTCGCGGGACTCGTCTTCGGAGTTCTTCTGTGGAACTTCCCGCAGCCTCGCACCTTCCTTGGCGACGGCGGAAGCACGCTGATGGGATATATATGCTCTTCGCAGCTCGCCTGGGCGATATTTCCCAATATATTCAAGGTCAATTTCATACACCTGGCCTTTGTGCTGCTGTTTCTCGGGGGAGTGCCGGTAATAGATACTCTTGTGGCGATGACGCGCAGGGTGCTGTCGCATAAATCGCCCTTTGAACCGGACAGAGGACACGCCCATCACAAACTGCAGGATTTCGGGCTGCCCAAATGGGCTGTGCTCGTCGTCATGGCCTCCGTACACGCAGGGGTGCTGCTTTTTGGGATGAGGCTGCTCGGCGTGCCGGTCTTTAATATATTGCAATAA
- the upp gene encoding uracil phosphoribosyltransferase: MKIALGADHAGFKLKEEIKESLLSAGHEVIDCGTASCDVKVDYPDWGFKAADAVASHKAERGILVCGTGIGMSIVANKVKGIRAALCHDHFTAVMSRRHNDANVLVLGARVIGTDVADDMVKSWLAEPFEGGRHTFRLEKISAYEDENSTAIDAAPRGGRTVVIDHPLVRHKLGLMRDKETSSKDFRDLVQEVAGLMVYEVTRHLPLEEIEVETPITTTRVFTLSGKKLAIVPVLRAGLGMVEGILKLVPNATVGHIGLYRDPETLKPVDYYCKLPSDISERDIFVVDPMLATGGSAAAAVSHIKEKGGKRVSLVSLIAAPEGIAKFHEEHPDVDIYVAGVDSHLNDHGYIVPGLGDAGDRLFGTK, translated from the coding sequence ATGAAAATAGCACTTGGAGCGGATCACGCTGGATTCAAACTCAAAGAAGAAATAAAAGAGAGCCTGCTCTCCGCGGGTCATGAAGTAATAGACTGCGGAACGGCCTCATGCGACGTGAAGGTCGATTATCCCGACTGGGGATTCAAAGCGGCCGACGCAGTGGCCAGCCACAAGGCTGAGCGCGGCATACTGGTATGCGGCACAGGCATCGGCATGAGCATCGTAGCGAACAAGGTCAAGGGCATCCGCGCGGCGCTCTGCCATGACCATTTCACAGCCGTGATGAGCCGCCGCCACAACGACGCGAACGTGCTCGTCCTTGGCGCGCGCGTCATTGGCACGGACGTAGCGGACGACATGGTGAAAAGCTGGCTTGCAGAGCCGTTTGAAGGCGGCCGCCACACCTTCCGCCTTGAAAAAATAAGCGCTTACGAAGACGAAAACTCAACCGCGATAGACGCAGCTCCGCGCGGCGGACGCACCGTAGTCATAGACCACCCGCTCGTGCGCCACAAGCTTGGCCTCATGCGCGACAAAGAGACCTCGTCTAAGGATTTCCGCGACCTCGTCCAGGAAGTGGCCGGACTCATGGTCTACGAAGTGACGCGCCATCTTCCCCTTGAAGAGATAGAGGTGGAGACTCCCATTACGACGACGCGCGTATTCACCCTCTCCGGCAAAAAACTTGCCATCGTCCCTGTGCTGCGCGCCGGACTGGGCATGGTTGAGGGCATCTTGAAGCTCGTACCCAATGCGACGGTGGGACATATCGGCCTCTACCGCGACCCTGAGACGCTGAAGCCCGTCGACTACTACTGCAAGCTGCCAAGCGACATCTCAGAGCGCGACATCTTCGTAGTCGACCCGATGCTCGCAACTGGCGGCTCTGCGGCAGCCGCCGTGAGCCACATAAAAGAAAAGGGCGGAAAGCGCGTTTCGCTGGTCTCCCTGATAGCGGCGCCGGAAGGCATCGCCAAATTCCACGAGGAACACCCCGACGTCGACATCTACGTCGCAGGCGTCGACAGCCACCTCAACGACCACGGCTACATCGTTCCCGGACTGGGCGATGCGGGCGACAGGTTGTTTGGCACAAAATAA
- the meaB gene encoding methylmalonyl Co-A mutase-associated GTPase MeaB: protein MEKLLERALAGDTRSIGRLISLVEAEAPSSQEIMKRIYPKTGNAQVIGITGSPGAGKSTFVNRLIAQFREEGKKVGVIAIDPSSPFTGGAILGDRLRMQDHAVEEGVFIRSMGSRGNLGGVSRGTHEGALILDACGFDVVIIETVGVGQSEVDIIKIADSVCLILTPGMGDDVQIMKAGIMEIADIFIVNKADKEGADKVAADVQVMLKMLLEREWTPPVILVSSNKNTGVDEAKETLNRHREYLTTSEEGRRRRFTQLEMEVEAILRGEISSKVQKAWNRRKDDGVMAELSARKADPYTLAGEIIEKIVR, encoded by the coding sequence ATGGAAAAGCTGCTCGAACGTGCGCTTGCGGGGGACACGAGATCCATCGGACGCCTCATCAGCCTTGTTGAGGCGGAGGCTCCATCTTCACAGGAGATAATGAAGAGGATATACCCTAAGACCGGCAACGCTCAGGTCATAGGCATCACGGGAAGCCCCGGCGCAGGAAAAAGCACCTTTGTCAATCGTCTCATCGCACAGTTCCGTGAAGAGGGCAAAAAGGTCGGAGTAATAGCGATAGACCCGTCCAGCCCGTTCACAGGAGGAGCCATTCTCGGAGACCGCCTGCGTATGCAGGATCACGCGGTCGAAGAGGGCGTCTTCATCAGAAGCATGGGTTCCCGTGGAAACTTAGGCGGCGTCAGCCGCGGCACGCACGAAGGCGCGCTCATATTGGACGCCTGCGGCTTCGACGTCGTCATCATAGAAACGGTAGGCGTCGGCCAGTCCGAAGTGGACATAATAAAAATAGCGGACTCAGTCTGCCTGATATTGACACCAGGCATGGGCGACGACGTACAGATAATGAAGGCCGGCATAATGGAGATAGCTGACATCTTCATCGTCAACAAGGCCGACAAGGAGGGCGCGGACAAAGTTGCAGCAGACGTCCAGGTGATGCTCAAAATGCTTCTGGAACGCGAATGGACGCCGCCCGTGATACTTGTCTCTTCCAATAAAAATACTGGCGTAGACGAGGCGAAAGAGACGCTGAACCGCCACCGCGAATACCTGACCACAAGCGAAGAGGGCAGGCGCCGTCGTTTTACGCAGCTTGAGATGGAGGTAGAAGCAATACTGCGCGGCGAGATCTCCTCCAAGGTCCAAAAGGCATGGAACAGGCGCAAAGACGACGGCGTAATGGCCGAGCTTTCCGCAAGAAAAGCCGACCCGTATACGCTTGCGGGCGAAATAATAGAAAAAATCGTAAGATAA